The DNA region GCGCAAAACATTGAAATGAGGTTCTTCAGGAATTAGAAGCAAGTAAAGGATGGACAACAAGGAATGAGGACCATTTGAAAGTGAGAGAGCTGAACGATAGACTGATGATGGCTGAGCGTGCATTCACTGACAGAGACGGTCTCTTTGGAATGTCATGGTATAAACATTTGGTAagttttttattattcttttgTGGTACAAAGCATTTGGTAAGTATTTAGTCAAAAAGGAGTCATTTCCAGGTCACCAACCAATGCTATGTGAATATTATATGGAGGAAACTCTAGCCAGCAATAAATGAAATGTTTTGACTAATCCAGGGGTGCTTAGTAAAGATGGAATTGGTTATATTTAAAAAAGGATGAAATTAAATACATGTTAAATATGGACCAAAATTGGCAATAACTCCTCCCTTAGCATCTCCTAGTTCCAGTCTTAGTCTAGTTATGTAGCAGAAAGTTTTTGTTTAAGTAACTGAAACATTCAATTATCTATGTCTTCCTCTTCAATTTTATTTCCCCCCATTTTACAGATATATGGACCATCAAAGCATAATGATTATGGCTCCCAATCTTTCCCTGGAATTGATGATGCTGTAAAAATGGCAAAAAATGTACATAGTGCAGAATCATGGCATCGTGTATCACACGAAGTATGGAGAGTCTCAAGAGTTATCAGACAGGCCTCGTTAGTTCTTTCAGGTCAACTAACATGAGTAGCTTGCACATTTTCCATTGATGATAACTTGCATCTCCATAAGGATAAGTATATATGATGTGTGATTCATAGATCTTTCAAACCTCAAAGAAGCTATTTAGGATTTTCTCTGCCTAGCATCTGTGAAATGAACTTTGCAATTTGAATTATTAGTTGCAAGTTAATTCCTCATGCATGGTTTTACAAGGTGTCAATCTTCAATAATTAGATTTGAGAAGCCATGTGAATCCCTAATCTGAATTGGATACTTCTCTATTCATGTTTGTAAATAGTAATTATAGTGCAAGTTTCTAGTTTAATTCTTACTTTCTAGTAACTCCTTCTATAGAACAAGGTATCCCCTTCAATGACTTAGCTTTGTTTTCTCATACTAATAAGAGTAGCAGTTACATCTTTTATATCATTTATTAGTTATGCAAGTTCTTAAATTAGTGACTCATTCACTCATTATTCAATTAACAATTTCAATTTTCTCCCTTTGTTTCAAATTCTCTCTCACTCATTACGATAGCTGCAAGAGTAATCTTGttgtttttttggtcaatagtaATAGATCTTGTATAACTCGCCAAAAGTCCAGTTTTCTAATTCGGGTCTACTTTCCATAGTAgagttttctgatttttttaattaaattttaaatttattttctgaTGTGCGAAACAATCACTCAATGTTCCATATATAAAATAGTGAGTCTAATAATAAAATCAGTCTTTAAGTGAAAGGTACATAGTAACTCCTTACACTACCTATGCAAACAGGTGAGAGATACAAAAATGATTATGTGATTAATATTTGGTAATTGTTATTCGGACCCCCCGACATCTATTCAGACTCCCCGcacatttattttcaattttcgcTCGCACTTTGGAAGTGCTTTTGAAAGTGTGTTATGGtcgcactttaaaagtgcgtaAATAAGTGTTTTTACATTTTAAAGGGGATTCAAATAGATGTGGGGGGAGTCCGAATAGAAGGCATCCATCTTTTATCGGCTTTTTAGTGCTTGAATGGAAAAATCTGGTGCAGAATAAGTTCAAAATGAACTCTATATTTATGTAAATTTAAGAAAGATGTGGTGGATAGCCCACAACTTAGGAGGCGTTTGTTAGAGGGTTATAAAATACATTCCCAGGAATGTGAGGTGTGGGAAAGTAGATACCCACATTTGGTAGGAGATTACAAAAATATATACTCAGGTATGATATATTCCCGGGTAAATTATTTGCACATGTTACCATAGTGATCCATTCCCAAGCTTGAGGGTGGGTATATCAAAGATACCCAGGCATGATGAGATCGTGGGATTGAATTTTGTACGTTAAAGTTTCATTTTGACcctttaatttgttttaatatCCACGTTTGTCCAGCAACCATTCCACATccatttctgtttttttttagttGCATGTTGTTGCCTCCATTTACATCTTTCTACTTCAGTGATTTAAGGCAAATGTAGTCTAGtggaaaatattttgaaaaaggGATAAGTTGTTTgtgacttttcattttttttttgttacagtaggaaagaaaacaataaacaaaacaaaagaaactaGCTAAGAACGTCCTGACATAGCAGGGATATCACTGTTGGTTGTGGTTGAGACCAGAGCTTCCAATCCCAATTCTCATTAACAGCGAGCTTGGCGAGGGCATCAGCAACTTGGTTCCGTTCTCGGGGTACATAATTAACAAACACTCTCCATTCCTTGTTAAGCAATGCTCGAATAGCAATAATCTCATCTTTGTGCCAATAAGTGTCCACGTCCTGATTGTTTGTAATGATTTGCTGAGCTTCCAGGCAATCTGTGTAGCAAGTAACAGATTTAATTCCCATCTCCCAAACATGCGTCAGACCCTTCTTCATTGCCAAGAGTTCCGACTTGAGAGCATCACCGCCACCTAAACTTGCTGCGAAACCACAAATCCAGCAGCCAATTTCATCCAGAAGTACACCTCCACTCCCCATTCTATTTACCTGGGGGTTCCAGCTTCCGTCAGTATACAACATCACAGAATTTATCCCGTCGGATGCTATGGGATTTGATCGCTGCGTGCCCTGGGCCAACCTGTGAAATTCAACCGTGTCCAGATGAATGCGTCGCATCACATCACCCGGCTGCCAAGGAACCTGCTCAAACACGAAAGAGTTTCTCCACTTCCAGAGATTCCATGCCATGGCACAAAACAGAGTATTATCTCTATTCTGAAGGTGACCAAATAACCAGTGGCGGAAAGGTGCAGAAGCTGAAATCCATGGTAGAAGTCTTCCCAATTGGCCGCGAACCCAGACGGAACCAGGGCAGCGGCGGAGCACATGCTCTGCATCTTCAACAGCCGCTCCACATCTGATACAAGAAGCCTTGGTAGCAAGGTGACTTTTCATTTTGAGTTAATTAATAAAAAGCAAACTTAAAAATGTTGTTTGTGTTTTAACCAGTAGCCATGCCCCCCTATAGTAACCAATAGTAAGGAGCTAAGATGCCAAGTCATCTATTTGACCAGTACATTTTATGTTTTAAATTTGGGTCCCTAAACTTTTTAACTTTTGTATTTTGTCCCCCAACTATTTATATATCtgaattatttttgaaattaaaaaaattaaattaaacctaAAAGTTCCAGCCACAACTGTTCATCTCTGCGCCACATTCCTTTTCTCAAAATTTCCAGCCGCAACCTCCATCACCGCTGCCCACTCTTCCTCTTCCAACTTCATTTTTGAGCACATGCCTCCTTGATTTCCAAATTGCTGAAAAATAGGGTCTATGTAGAAATTATGTTTCTTTAAATATACATCACCAATAGATGTTGACACCTGCAACACCAAATGGTGCTCCTGATCATGATAGCATATTGCCTCGCAGTGAGGTATGGCCCGACATGGTGAACTACAATATATAATAGTATGAGTTTTTATGCAACAAATCCTATCTCCAGTTACGACTATTTTTATCATTTTGGTTTGACTAAGAGATCAATCATTCAATTttccagaagaaaaaaaacgaaAACTCTAATCAGGAGTAGCGCTCCTACGGTTGTAAGCGAGTGCCATTGGAACAACACCTCTCATTAGACCAGCCTGGCTAAGCATGACGGCACCGCGACAAAGCACGACGGCATGccagagaagaagatgaacacgATATAGAAATATGAAACACCAAGCAGTTGAGGAAGAAAGTTTAGGTTAACAAATTTTCCCCAAACTTGAAatgtttaattaattttaatcaatttgaaaaccaaaaaatatttattttctgaaaaaaaaactgttttttatttaatgtaaaatttACAATATAAATAGTTGTAGGactaatttaaaatttttataagTTAAAATGACATGACATAAACCTCCACTTGGCATTCACTTATTGGGTATGAGGCAAACAACATTATAACCCCCTCTCACCAACCAACATGTAAAAGTTTGCCTTAATAAAAAGTTGATACTGTTATaaagctttttttttgttacaactattttttttttaactcttgTTACAACTATTGTTATAAAGTTGTTTGTGCATTTTTAATGCttacattgaaaaaaaaaattaacgtattttttatttagaaatttcatatttttaatacttgaaaaatattaaacGTATTTAAACATTATATATAATAAGAACAATTTAGGAATTACATTATTTATTCACATTCCTAACAAAATGtatgttttaattatttttaaaaatataaaaaggaTTCCCGGGAATTGAATTTATTACCAAACACATTTTTTGAAGATTCCCAGTAATAACATTCCCATATTGCATTCCCATGGGAATGGAAGTTATTTCTCACTAACTTCTCTTTTTacttcaaattttatatttttaaatattttaattaaatgaattttaaaaacctacatggaaATTGAATTTATCAACCAaacacttttttaaaaaatgcctGAGAATACATTCTCATCATAATATTCCTGAGAATCCACACTTACCCGGGAATGATTTTTTATAACTTGTTGGGGCAGAGCCATCCAACTAAATTAGGCTCCATGAAACATGAAGTTAACCCAGTTTGAAGAATCATTGCGGTTTCTCCATTTGTTATGAGTCAAACTAGTACCAAAATTCATACATGTTATTTCATCAAGATGATAAATTACATCTCCATacgaataaataaataataatacttATAAAATAGATGATTCATCGGTCTACTTTGTTCACTTTTACTTGGAGTTGTGACTTGTGATCTTTACTTATTGACCCTCCTTCAAGTCCAACTGGATTAACTTAGAATCAACTGTTGATTTTGAGATCCATACACacggagagggagagggagagggagagggagagggagagggagagagagagagagagagagagagagagagagcaaaaacGAATCAACTGTTGAATGAAATCTGCTTGTTAGAACACTAAGTACAGATGTATTGAGTTTAGTTAATCTTTACCAGCATCCAGCACCCCTGGCATTCAAAAGATGTAGTATTGTGAATAAACTAAACGTTAAATTTATCTAATTCCCTACTTACCTATACAGAGAAGGGTACACCAAAAATTGGGAAATTTAAGGGGGCTTTAGTGGCGACTTAATGGGTTAGCAGTTCCTATAAGGCTATAACTTACTATACACAGTTTCAAGTACTAGGAATTTACACTAATTATGTACAGCAATATGCCCGGATGAACTTTAGTAATTTATCTCCAGACCTTGATGGCTCCATCTCTACCACTGGACAGTAAGAGTCTCTGGGTTAACTTAACAGAAGCCAAAGAAACAATAGAATCACGATGGCACCCGGCAGAAtcagtagcagcagcagcaaggATTGCCTTCGCTGTCACCTTGGTTGTAAGAGGACGTCTTTTTGTCTCCTGTTTATGAAAGTAGAAGAAGGTTAAATCTATGCCTGCCGATATTCTGAACAATCTACTGAAACATAAATTACCTGTACAACTTGCACTCCAAAACTAGATTTTGTTTCGTAAAAATCATCACTTCCTACTCCTTTTATGTTTGGTCCACAAATGCAGTAACTTCTGTCAGGACTggatcaaaaaaaaatataggcaATTTCAATTAGACCAGTTTTGCAGGAAAAACGAGTAAGCAAGATTGAAATTCATCACAAACCTGTAATGATCCCATCGACGTATCTTTAAATCAGTGCCCCCAGTCAATAAATCACCCCCTGGCAAGGGAAGTAAAGAACGGATACCAGGAAGACGAGGAGGAGGCTCATTTAACTCATCAACTCCATACTTGCGATTAACATTTCGTCTTGGATCAGATTGAGAAGTTGTCTTAGTTGAAGGTCTGGATAAGGCCCAAGGCAGATCAGACATTTCTGCATCACTGTCATAATTGGCCATCCTCAGTACCTGCAAGAAGATTTGTTAAATGAACAGAACAATAATCACAGTAATATCAGTATGAAATATCATGTGATTCCACGAAGTTATAACTTCTATGCAACCTGGATAGAGGTTCATGTCATAAACGTCATGGAACCAGCTcatataatttataaaatatacaaaGCTCCTAGTACATAGTTGAAACAGAAATTAGTTGCACTGGGTTTTGTTGTAGCACATACTGCTTTGACTATCCATAAACAACTAAAACGGCCCCATACCTGGTGACAACTACCATTCTCTGCATTCCAAAGAGAAACTTCATTGGAGCCAGCAGCCACATAAACAAGGGGCCTAGCAGTTGAAGACAGAGAAGCATTCGGAGGAAGAAAGAGGCACATCTTTTCGATAGGGCAAGAGAGAGAACACTTCCAAGAGTTCACAGGTACAAGAAACCTCAGATCCCAAAGTGTAATGACACCCCTGGATGATCCTGATACAAACCAATTGCCACAAGGCCCTGATGCCAGAGAAGAAGCATAGCCCTCCTCAGGAGTAGCTTTCAGGGTCCaggtattggaatttgacctaGTATCCCACagatgaacaccacagttctgGGTGCTATACATAACGGTATAATTATCCAGAGGGCAATTTGAAAGGCAGAGTATGGCACCTTCCTTAATATCCTTCTTTGTGATGTCAGCAATACCTGAATACTTCTCAACAACATTCCCTAGACCTCTAGAGATATGATCAACAGAAAACATATGAATAAATCCATCAGATGCTCCAACTATTACTTGTGCAGAACCTGGAAGCATTGCCGCACATAATGCACGGCTTCCCTCCAGGTGATAAGTTAGCTTTGACCTGAATGAAATGTCTTTTTCCAGTTTCCTGGAATCCCAAATCTTAACTGTAGAGTCATCAGATGCACTCACAAAGAAGCTTTGATCAGAAGAAATCGCTATGTCACTGACAGCTGAACGGTGCTCCTGGAGGTGTGCAACCAACACCCCACGTGGCCTCCAACCAGAATCGGGAATGGATGTCCGAGCAAAAGATGAAAATCCTGATAGATCAGTTTGGGCAGTAGCATCTTCTGGTGAAAGTGAAGTACCTTTACTATTAGAAGATGATCCTGCGTCTTGAAATGTGCTATTAACATAGGCTGGCTCATTTTCCCTGGAATCTGGTTCATGTACCACTCTGTGGAACTGTTTTGAACCATTGGTGATGCTGAAAGAACCTGAAAATAGCTTCGGAGCTGGAACTGAATTAGCCAAACTAAAGGACTTACTAAGTGGATTAACCCAAGGCATCGCAGATGAACTAACACCCAGAGAATTCATTTGTAGAGGAGAATCAGATGCTGCAGGAGGTATTCCCATTCCTCGTCTGTCTACACTGAAGGAGTACAAAGGTATGCCTTCTGATGGCTTTTCATATGTCAAACTGTTCACACCACTAAAAGTTGGTGACATAAACCCTGAAAACTGTAACTTTTCCAAGCCCTGGGAATCACGATGACCCACAATATTGCTATCACTATGCATAAAGGCCCCAATATCTCTCAATTTTGCCTCAGCTTTGTCACAATCAGTTAGGCCTGGCTCTTGAAAGGCAGTGCCAACAGCTTGTTGAACCCCAGGACCCTGTTGCTTGTCACTCCAGTTCTTTAACGAGTCCAACTCATCAATTCCTTTTTTCAGTAAATCCATTTCCCAAAGCTTAGATTGTGATGAACTATACCATATCTTCCTCTGTCTTTCTAACATGTCTGAACTCCTGGAATTCTCCAAGACTTCATAGAAAACCTGTCTTGAAACCCGAGGTTTTAAACATGACAAAAGAGCTTTCTCGGAAGCAAGAGACACAGGTTGTCTACGGAGGAAAGGCCGTATAACAGGAGCAAGAAAAACATAAGAATCTACTGCACCTAAGCTTTCACTGCTAGCAGCAATGAAAGAGACCACTGATCTTCGTACCCATTCACTAGGATAGCACAACAAAGGAAAGGCACGTTCTATCATTTGAAGCAATATCCTCTTCCGGAAGAACCCACTTTTGCATAGAATAGCCAAACATTCTAATGCTCTAACAATGACAGCTTCCGTCATGTCACTTAAAGCTTGCTCAATGTAAGGTAAAAGATATTCTTCAACACTTCTTTCACCCACAAAAAAGCAGACATAAACAATTTTTTCATAGAACACTGCCCTTAATTGCTCATCCCGATCATTTAAGAAAGCAGGAAGGATAGGTAAGAGAGAGTCATTACTCTGTCTCACACCAAAGAAGTAGCACAGTTTAGCAATGTCCTGAAGAAGTGCTCTCCTAATATTTGGTGTTTGCTTTGGACCCATGACAAGTTCTTGGACAACCTCTGCAATTGATTTCCTCAGCTGCAAAAGTTGGACATCACTATGTATCCTCTTCACTCTTCCAGAGGTCTGAGTAGATGATATCAATGGCTTCTGTGGTGAACTCAATTCATCAAGGACACCTGCCTCACTCAAGCTTATTGAGTGTATCAAGAATCCATAAGCAGTTAGTGCCAGCTTAGCTATATTGCTGGCATAGCATATCCTCACACTTTCCTCTGGATCATCAGGAAGCATAGAGAGCATAGGAAGAATGTACTCGGGAAATATCTTTGCATCACTGGGAGGAAAATCTCGCACTAAGGGCAGAATGTCACACAAAGTCTCCAAAGCAGCACAACGAACAATTGCTGCTGGATCAGAAATCATTGCAATCACATATGGGATAACACGCTGCAAACGATCTTCATCGTCAATATATAGGGCGGAAGCCTTCAACAAGAGTACAGCAGCCCTCCTCAGGTGAGGCAACTTGACATTGCGTATGCACGAGCAGAGCAAAGAAGTTATCAAAACCATGCCTTCGCATCTCATGCTATCCTTTAGTACTGGCAGAAAAGGCATTCCAAATGTATCTGATTGACTATCATACTCAGACATCAATGTATTTAAATCATTCATGGTAATACTTTTCAGAAAGGGATGATCATTTCCTCGAAATGCATTGGAGATAGTTTGAAGCAATTCACCAGGCGACTGCAAACTTTTTAGATTTTCAGGAAAGGTAGAATTGTGTGCATTTCCTGTTACATGTCTGGGACCAGATGGATACTTATTTATTTTAGCATCCCTCAGGAGGCTATTAATATCACCAAGAAGTTCATAATTGTCATGAACTAAGCCTTTGCCTATGTCCTCTCTTTTCATCAGTGAGTCCTTCATGAAACTTACACTTTCTTTAGCAAACATCTCTTCCAAAAGTTCCCCAGAAGTAACACCTGCATCATTAGATGAATGCGTGTTCATCATTTGTTTCAGTATCTCCTGGAAAGCACTCTGGCATAGCAAAACCTACATAAATTGTTCACACGGTATCAATACAAAATAAGTAAGTCAGAGAAAGCATCAAATGAGAGGGCGAACCTCGGAGCAATGGTAAGGTTGCTGCCATGTGACATGCAAAAATGCAAGGTAAGGCTGCATACATTAGACCCACAAAGTGGGTCCGGCCCCCTGGACCTTGTGCATAGAGGGAGCTTTTTAGAGAAAGCATAAAATAACTAATGACAAACATATTTCAGTAAAGCCATATACCCTCATATCAGAATGAAGAGGACTCCAGCAACGGTAAAAATCATGCAAAAATGGCGAAAAATAGGTTGGGAATACAACTGCAGCATATTCCTTTAAGTATCTTTCCGCAGAAAATCGAGACTCTGGTTCTAACTGAATCATGTGCTGAATCATCTTACGGATTCCAATATCTGGTATCTGCACCCAtagataataaaatattttaaatattaaagaATGAGTCATGAGCATAGTCAGAGGGGATCCCTACTGATGTGAGCACAGAAGGACTAGACAAGACAAACAAACACACACGTATAGATTACTTTTTCAAGATGTTGACTTGGATCATATTGCCCTCTGCGATAAGCAAGAAGTTGAGACAGTTCAAATAGTGGCTGCCCCTCAAGGAAAAGTTCAGCAATTACACACCTGAAGAAGTAAATGATGTTTGCACCTTAGAAAAGAAAGAGCACAAAGAATAACAAGAAAACAGTAATTAAAGATGCGAAATCACTACAAGACTGGATTAGTTACTGTTCAACAAAATAGATCTAGAGACTAGAGAGTTCAGGTCCAACATGAATGGATAAAATAAACTTATAGCGAACTAAAACATCACCATAATCACAACAGTATAATGCCTTGAATGTTATATTAATGCAATAACAAGTAGGCataattattttcttcattgttaAGTCAGATAATTAAATTTCATTAGCATAAATGTTCTTATTGAAGCCTGAAATGTAGTTGGAAAACTAAAACATTTTCTGCAAGATCAAGATTTTTGCAGCAAGGAATGCTCACCCGACAGCAAATATATCCATTGATGGCTTTAAGGGGGCATCTTGTGCCACCTGCATCTCCCCTCCATGTTCATAAAATCTCTGACAGGAAAAGTGAAAACACATAAGTAGCTGTAGTGGTACAGTGGTACACTATAGATGCATTAATGCTTTCCCTCACTAATTGCATTTTTTCTACtctcaacaaacaaacaaaaataatgTACAGTAATTTTGCATATAGGAAAAATTTGTtgaatacaaaataaaaatctagAAAGTGACCATCTAAACTAATGACAGATTTTTTGTTCACCTCAGTTCCAGTTCCAAAGAACAGGATCTGTGTTATTAATGAACCTGTGATAAACAAAGGTTTCATAACTAATAGAGTGTTAGTTTAATCAAGTCATCCAGGCTACTTGCTTAATTAGTTAATTCACAACATAATTATGCCTCCAAACAAAGGGTTATCTTTATGAATTCCACTAGCATCTTTATACTAAAATTTACATTAACTAAGAAAGGTAGAAGTGAAAATCCAGTATTATCATATGCAATAGATACACAAGACAACATGTAGGATCTATTTTGTAACTCGATAATAGCACAAAATTATCTTGGTTGAGACAAGAAAGAaataagataaataataaaaatatatcaaacAGATAAAGGAAAAGGAACCAACCTCAGGCGCTAGATAACAGAGTCTTCTTCCCCCAGTgtcaaagaaaaaagagaaatcaGATGGGTCATCATATGGAATGTAAGTGGGTTTGAAAGATGCAAAGTCGGCAAGGTAAAGCCAATTCGAGGATGTAATCAGTACATTCTCACACTTGATATCacctaataaaaagaaaaataacacaAAATAGTATCAACGCATTGCCAATCAGAAAACTTTTCTGCACTCCACTCCACACTCTCTTTTCTAGTTGTGTATATCTTAAAAGGCTTAGGTTTCAATCAGTACAAGACTTACCATGACACACTCCCTTCTCGTGGCACTGTTTCACAGCTAAAACCAACTGCACATCATCCACAAACCCACAGATAAAATTG from Lotus japonicus ecotype B-129 chromosome 2, LjGifu_v1.2 includes:
- the LOC130736924 gene encoding uncharacterized protein LOC130736924, giving the protein MKSHLATKASCIRCGAAVEDAEHVLRRCPGSVWVRGQLGRLLPWISASAPFRHWLFGHLQNRDNTLFCAMAWNLWKWRNSFVFEQVPWQPGDVMRRIHLDTVEFHRLAQGTQRSNPIASDGINSVMLYTDGSWNPQVNRMGSGGVLLDEIGCWICGFAASLGGGDALKSELLAMKKGLTHVWEMGIKSVTCYTDCLEAQQIITNNQDVDTYWHKDEIIAIRALLNKEWRVFVNYVPRERNQVADALAKLAVNENWDWKLWSQPQPTVISLLCQDVLS
- the LOC130739048 gene encoding serine/threonine-protein kinase VPS15 isoform X2 gives rise to the protein MQPYLAFLHVTWQQPYHCSEVLLCQSAFQEILKQMMNTHSSNDAGVTSGELLEEMFAKESVSFMKDSLMKREDIGKGLVHDNYELLGDINSLLRDAKINKYPSGPRHVTGNAHNSTFPENLKSLQSPGELLQTISNAFRGNDHPFLKSITMNDLNTLMSEYDSQSDTFGMPFLPVLKDSMRCEGMVLITSLLCSCIRNVKLPHLRRAAVLLLKASALYIDDEDRLQRVIPYVIAMISDPAAIVRCAALETLCDILPLVRDFPPSDAKIFPEYILPMLSMLPDDPEESVRICYASNIAKLALTAYGFLIHSISLSEAGVLDELSSPQKPLISSTQTSGRVKRIHSDVQLLQLRKSIAEVVQELVMGPKQTPNIRRALLQDIAKLCYFFGVRQSNDSLLPILPAFLNDRDEQLRAVFYEKIVYVCFFVGERSVEEYLLPYIEQALSDMTEAVIVRALECLAILCKSGFFRKRILLQMIERAFPLLCYPSEWVRRSVVSFIAASSESLGAVDSYVFLAPVIRPFLRRQPVSLASEKALLSCLKPRVSRQVFYEVLENSRSSDMLERQRKIWYSSSQSKLWEMDLLKKGIDELDSLKNWSDKQQGPGVQQAVGTAFQEPGLTDCDKAEAKLRDIGAFMHSDSNIVGHRDSQGLEKLQFSGFMSPTFSGVNSLTYEKPSEGIPLYSFSVDRRGMGIPPAASDSPLQMNSLGVSSSAMPWVNPLSKSFSLANSVPAPKLFSGSFSITNGSKQFHRVVHEPDSRENEPAYVNSTFQDAGSSSNSKGTSLSPEDATAQTDLSGFSSFARTSIPDSGWRPRGVLVAHLQEHRSAVSDIAISSDQSFFVSASDDSTVKIWDSRKLEKDISFRSKLTYHLEGSRALCAAMLPGSAQVIVGASDGFIHMFSVDHISRGLGNVVEKYSGIADITKKDIKEGAILCLSNCPLDNYTVMYSTQNCGVHLWDTRSNSNTWTLKATPEEGYASSLASGPCGNWFVSGSSRGVITLWDLRFLVPVNSWKCSLSCPIEKMCLFLPPNASLSSTARPLVYVAAGSNEVSLWNAENGSCHQVLRMANYDSDAEMSDLPWALSRPSTKTTSQSDPRRNVNRKYGVDELNEPPPRLPGIRSLLPLPGGDLLTGGTDLKIRRWDHYSPDRSYCICGPNIKGVGSDDFYETKSSFGVQVVQETKRRPLTTKVTAKAILAAAATDSAGCHRDSIVSLASVKLTQRLLLSSGRDGAIKVWR
- the LOC130739048 gene encoding serine/threonine-protein kinase VPS15 isoform X1, which gives rise to MGNKIARTTQVSASEYYLHELPSTYNLVLKEVLGRGRFFKSIQCKHDEGLVLVKVYFKRGDSLDLFDHERRLSQIKEIFTAIDHPHVWPFQFWQETDKAAYLLRQYFFHNLHDRLSTRPFLSFVEKRWLAFQLVLAVKQCHEKGVCHGDIKCENVLITSSNWLYLADFASFKPTYIPYDDPSDFSFFFDTGGRRLCYLAPERFYEHGGEMQVAQDAPLKPSMDIFAVGCVIAELFLEGQPLFELSQLLAYRRGQYDPSQHLEKIPDIGIRKMIQHMIQLEPESRFSAERYLKEYAAVVFPTYFSPFLHDFYRCWSPLHSDMRVLLCQSAFQEILKQMMNTHSSNDAGVTSGELLEEMFAKESVSFMKDSLMKREDIGKGLVHDNYELLGDINSLLRDAKINKYPSGPRHVTGNAHNSTFPENLKSLQSPGELLQTISNAFRGNDHPFLKSITMNDLNTLMSEYDSQSDTFGMPFLPVLKDSMRCEGMVLITSLLCSCIRNVKLPHLRRAAVLLLKASALYIDDEDRLQRVIPYVIAMISDPAAIVRCAALETLCDILPLVRDFPPSDAKIFPEYILPMLSMLPDDPEESVRICYASNIAKLALTAYGFLIHSISLSEAGVLDELSSPQKPLISSTQTSGRVKRIHSDVQLLQLRKSIAEVVQELVMGPKQTPNIRRALLQDIAKLCYFFGVRQSNDSLLPILPAFLNDRDEQLRAVFYEKIVYVCFFVGERSVEEYLLPYIEQALSDMTEAVIVRALECLAILCKSGFFRKRILLQMIERAFPLLCYPSEWVRRSVVSFIAASSESLGAVDSYVFLAPVIRPFLRRQPVSLASEKALLSCLKPRVSRQVFYEVLENSRSSDMLERQRKIWYSSSQSKLWEMDLLKKGIDELDSLKNWSDKQQGPGVQQAVGTAFQEPGLTDCDKAEAKLRDIGAFMHSDSNIVGHRDSQGLEKLQFSGFMSPTFSGVNSLTYEKPSEGIPLYSFSVDRRGMGIPPAASDSPLQMNSLGVSSSAMPWVNPLSKSFSLANSVPAPKLFSGSFSITNGSKQFHRVVHEPDSRENEPAYVNSTFQDAGSSSNSKGTSLSPEDATAQTDLSGFSSFARTSIPDSGWRPRGVLVAHLQEHRSAVSDIAISSDQSFFVSASDDSTVKIWDSRKLEKDISFRSKLTYHLEGSRALCAAMLPGSAQVIVGASDGFIHMFSVDHISRGLGNVVEKYSGIADITKKDIKEGAILCLSNCPLDNYTVMYSTQNCGVHLWDTRSNSNTWTLKATPEEGYASSLASGPCGNWFVSGSSRGVITLWDLRFLVPVNSWKCSLSCPIEKMCLFLPPNASLSSTARPLVYVAAGSNEVSLWNAENGSCHQVLRMANYDSDAEMSDLPWALSRPSTKTTSQSDPRRNVNRKYGVDELNEPPPRLPGIRSLLPLPGGDLLTGGTDLKIRRWDHYSPDRSYCICGPNIKGVGSDDFYETKSSFGVQVVQETKRRPLTTKVTAKAILAAAATDSAGCHRDSIVSLASVKLTQRLLLSSGRDGAIKVWR